The Candidatus Rokuibacteriota bacterium genome window below encodes:
- a CDS encoding metal-sulfur cluster assembly factor, translating to MGPSEEETLEALKQVYDPEIPVDVVNLGLVYEVAIDAGTVRVRMTTTSPGCPVGDFLAQEVERALRKLDGVKAVPVELVWDPPWTPELMSPAAKETLGWRS from the coding sequence ATGGGTCCGAGCGAGGAGGAGACCCTCGAGGCCTTGAAGCAGGTCTACGATCCGGAGATCCCCGTGGACGTCGTCAACCTGGGGCTCGTCTATGAGGTTGCGATCGATGCCGGGACCGTCCGTGTGAGGATGACGACGACGTCGCCGGGTTGCCCGGTCGGGGACTTCCTGGCTCAAGAGGTGGAGCGGGCGCTCCGGAAGCTCGACGGGGTTAAGGCGGTTCCCGTGGAGCTCGTGTGGGACCCGCCCTGGACCCCCGAGCTGATGAGCCCGGCGGCC